A genomic stretch from Camarhynchus parvulus chromosome 11, STF_HiC, whole genome shotgun sequence includes:
- the CEBPA gene encoding CCAAT/enhancer-binding protein alpha has product MEQANFYEVDSRPPMSSGQHHQLQTPLPGSTYSYREAPSAAAPAAGGAELGDICENENSIDISAYIDPAAFNDEFLADLFQHSKQQEKAKAILAGDFDFHTMHGAGAAASAPGHQPQHHQQPLFGCVPGYMDGKLDPLYERIAAPGLRPLVIKQEPREEEEVKSAALSALYPHHAPQQHPSHLQYQIAHCAQTTMHLQPGQPTPPPTPVPSPHHPHHPHPPGGLSAAGTLKMMPSDHRSKSKKTVDKNSNEYRVRRERNNIAVRKSRDKAKQRNVETQQKVLELTTDNERLRKRVEQLTRELETLRGIFRQLPESSLVKAMGSCA; this is encoded by the coding sequence ATGGAGCAAGCCAATTTCTACGAGGTCGATTCCCGGCCCCCGATGAGCAGCGGCCAGCACCACCAGCTCCAGACTCCCCTGCCCGGCAGCACCTACAGCTACAGAGAGGCTCCCTCGGCGGCGGCACCTGCTGCGGGCGGCGCGGAGCTCGGCGATATCTGCGAGAACGAGAACTCCATCGACATCAGCGCCTACATCGACCCCGCCGCCTTCAACGACGAGTTCCTGGCCGACCTCTTccagcacagcaagcagcaggagaaagccAAGGCCATCCTGGCCGGGGATTTCGACTTCCACACCATGCATGGggccggcgccgccgcctcgGCGCCGGGGCACCAGCCgcagcaccaccagcagccGCTCTTCGGCTGCGTGCCCGGCTACATGGACGGCAAGCTCGACCCCCTCTACGAGCGCATCGCCGCGCCGGGCTTGCGGCCGCTGGTGATCAAGCAGGAGCCCcgcgaggaggaggaggtgaagtCGGCGGCCCTGTCGGCCCTCTATCCCCATCACGCCCCGCAGCAGCACCCGTCCCACCTCCAGTACCAGATCGCCCACTGCGCCCAGACCACCATGCACCTCCAGCCCGGGCAGCCCACGCCGCCCCCCACGCCCGTGCCCAGCCCGCACCATCCGCACCACCCGCACCCTCCCGGCGGCCTGTCCGCCGCAGGCACCCTCAAGATGATGCCCTCGGACCACCGGAGCAAATCGAAAAAGACAGTGGACAAGAACAGTAACGAGTACCGGGTGCGCCGGGAGCGCAACAACATCGCGGTGCGCAAGAGCCGGGACAAGGCCAAGCAGCGCAACGTGGAGACGCAGCAGAAGGTGCTGGAGCTCACCACCGACAACGAGCGGCTGCGCAAGCGGGTGGAGCAGCTCACCCGGGAGCTGGAGACTCTGCGGGGCATCTTCAGGCAGCTGCCCGAGAGCTCGCTGGTGAAGGCCATGGGCAGCTGCGCCTAG